The Acidobacteriota bacterium region AACCCGCAGCCTTCGCCCGGGGATTGCAGGCCGGCCGCCCGGACGTCGAGGGGAACGGCCCGCCCTCCGAGCGACGGGCGGCTGGCCTTGCCGCTACTCTATGGGCGCGGGGCGGCGCCGACTCGACGGAGGGGACGATGCGGATCTGGTACCTGGAGATCGTGACCGAGGATGTCGACGCGGTCTGCGCCGCCTACGAGGCGGCGCACGGCGTGTCGTTCGGCGCGCCGGACGAGCGGCTCGGGAACGCACGGACCGCCGAGCTTCCGGGAGGCGGGATGGTCGGCGTGCGCGCCCCGATGCACGAGGCGGAGACGCCGGTGGTCCGGCCCTACTGGCTGGTGGAGGACATCGAGGCCGCCGTCGCCGCGGCCGTGGAGAAGGGCGCCACGGTGATGCACCCTCCGCTGGAGATCCCCGGTCTCGGCACGTTCGCGATCTACGGCCAGGG contains the following coding sequences:
- a CDS encoding hydroxylase, translated to MRIWYLEIVTEDVDAVCAAYEAAHGVSFGAPDERLGNARTAELPGGGMVGVRAPMHEAETPVVRPYWLVEDIEAAVAAAVEKGATVMHPPLEIPGLGTFAIYGQGGVQHGLWQR